The Candidatus Tanganyikabacteria bacterium genomic sequence TAGCATTCTCCATCGAAGACGCCCCGCGCCGCGGGGCGTCTTCGTTTTAGAATAGGGGATGGCTCGGCGCACTCTCTTGCTCGTGGCCCTGTCGCTCTTCCTGGCGATGGCGGGTTTCGGCATCATCATTCCGTCCCTGCCCTTCTACACGGCCAGGTTGCAGGGCGACGGGCCCGCCGTGGGCTTCACGGTCGGCATGCTGATGGCGTCCTACTCGCTGGTGCAACTCTTCTTCGCACCGATCTGGGGCCACATGGCCGATCGTCACGGACGCAAGCCGATCTTCATGGCCGGCCTTGCGGGCTTCGCGATGTCCTTCGCCTTGATGGGCCTCGCCCGCGACCTGACCTGGCTGTTCTGCGCCCGGATCCTCGGCGGCATGCTCTCGGCGGCGCTCCTGCCCTCGGCACTCTCGATGGTCGCCGACGCGACCTCGGAAGAAGATCGCGGCAAGGGCATGGGCATCGCCGGGGCGGCGATGGGCCTGGGCTTCGTGTTCGGTCCGGCCATCGGCGGCCTCCTGGCGCACGGCGACGACCTGCAGATGCCGTTCTTCATCGCGTCCATG encodes the following:
- a CDS encoding MFS transporter, which codes for MARRTLLLVALSLFLAMAGFGIIIPSLPFYTARLQGDGPAVGFTVGMLMASYSLVQLFFAPIWGHMADRHGRKPIFMAGLAGFAMSFALMGLARDLTWLFCARILGGMLSAALLPSALSMVADATSEEDRGKGMGIAGAAMGLGFVFGPAIGGLLAHGDDLQMPFFIASM